One Parageobacillus sp. KH3-4 genomic region harbors:
- the pflA gene encoding pyruvate formate-lyase-activating protein encodes MKGFIHSIESCGTVDGPGLRYVIFTQGCVLRCQYCHNADTWEIGKGKEMTVEEIIDDVKTYLPFINASNGGITVSGGEPLLQIDFLIELFKACKKLGIHTAVDSSGGCYTTEAPFQQKLNELLSYTDLILLDLKHIDEKKHRKLTGKTNKHILQFARFLSEKNVPVWIRHVLVPTITDDPNDLRRLAAFIRTLNNVEKIEILPYHKLGVYKWKALGLKYPLEGIEPPSEKSVQMAQRILNGTEGTVSLT; translated from the coding sequence ATGAAAGGATTTATTCACTCCATCGAATCGTGCGGCACCGTCGATGGGCCGGGCCTTCGCTATGTCATCTTTACACAAGGATGTGTATTGCGCTGTCAATATTGCCATAACGCCGATACGTGGGAAATTGGGAAAGGAAAAGAAATGACCGTCGAAGAAATTATCGATGACGTGAAAACATACTTGCCGTTTATCAACGCTTCCAACGGTGGAATTACCGTCAGCGGCGGAGAGCCTTTGTTACAAATCGATTTTTTAATTGAATTATTTAAAGCATGCAAAAAACTGGGCATTCATACCGCGGTCGATTCATCGGGAGGATGCTACACGACGGAAGCACCGTTCCAGCAAAAATTAAACGAATTGCTTTCTTATACTGATTTAATTTTGCTTGATTTAAAACATATTGATGAGAAAAAACATCGGAAATTGACAGGAAAAACCAATAAACATATTTTACAATTTGCTCGGTTTTTATCCGAAAAAAACGTTCCCGTTTGGATCCGGCATGTTCTCGTGCCAACCATTACAGACGACCCAAATGACTTGCGCCGTCTCGCCGCTTTTATTCGTACGTTAAATAATGTGGAAAAAATTGAAATTCTCCCGTACCATAAATTAGGAGTATACAAATGGAAAGCACTTGGATTAAAATACCCTTTGGAAGGAATCGAGCCTCCTTCGGAAAAAAGCGTGCAAATGGCACAGCGAATTCTAAACGGAACAGAAGGTACAGTATCTCTTACGTAA
- a CDS encoding flagellar basal body rod protein — MKKIGLFIIGAIAAVTLFANLGSLAVLAVSLVILYYAWKRWMKADTTMKKLFWIAIGIIAFVASASNAPALIAVAAAYVLYVVYQKWNETKQMKPKEIDDPFAHFEKQWAELERNF; from the coding sequence GTGAAAAAAATCGGATTGTTCATCATTGGTGCGATTGCGGCGGTTACGCTTTTTGCCAACCTTGGTTCTCTCGCTGTTTTGGCAGTGAGCCTTGTCATTTTGTATTATGCTTGGAAACGATGGATGAAAGCAGACACAACAATGAAAAAACTTTTTTGGATTGCGATCGGGATCATCGCTTTCGTTGCTTCCGCTTCGAATGCGCCTGCGCTCATTGCGGTTGCCGCGGCGTATGTGTTGTATGTAGTTTATCAAAAATGGAATGAAACCAAACAGATGAAGCCGAAAGAAATCGATGACCCGTTTGCTCATTTTGAAAAGCAGTGGGCAGAGTTAGAACGAAACTTTTAA
- a CDS encoding HD domain-containing phosphohydrolase — MRRLWKKDKLTFLHSYRVTKILMSFVHYAELETEKIKNLELGSLLHDIGKIKVRAEILQKKGKLLEHEYEEMKKHPQLGAEILAKYALPEMVEKMALSHHERWDGNGYPYGLKGKEIPLEARILALADSLEAMTGIRPYRSSLSWEEAYEEIVKGKGTQFDPELASMFLRWMEYERIPVEYSLSALLENTIY; from the coding sequence ATGAGAAGACTATGGAAAAAAGACAAATTGACGTTTTTGCATTCGTATCGTGTCACAAAAATATTGATGTCATTTGTTCATTATGCTGAGCTCGAGACGGAGAAGATAAAAAATTTAGAATTAGGCTCTCTACTTCATGATATTGGAAAAATAAAGGTGAGAGCAGAGATTTTGCAGAAAAAAGGAAAGCTTCTTGAACATGAATACGAGGAAATGAAAAAGCACCCGCAATTGGGAGCAGAGATTTTGGCGAAATATGCGCTTCCAGAAATGGTGGAAAAAATGGCGCTTTCTCATCATGAACGTTGGGATGGCAATGGATATCCATATGGATTGAAAGGAAAGGAAATTCCACTAGAAGCAAGAATATTAGCGCTTGCCGATTCGCTGGAGGCGATGACGGGAATTCGCCCGTATCGTTCTTCGTTAAGCTGGGAGGAAGCGTACGAAGAAATCGTGAAAGGAAAAGGAACACAATTTGATCCCGAACTGGCGTCGATGTTTCTCCGATGGATGGAATATGAGCGGATTCCTGTCGAATACAGCTTATCGGCATTGCTAGAAAACACTATATATTAA
- a CDS encoding sensor histidine kinase has product MNAVQRYIVAGIGFSLFVFIVTSVLIFLTYPLPDWSLLWEKEIMGVPFLLFMTGVSIAAGTVFGIVFGFFWQKQWRMVMDSLRQLEHGQPVSSMEPPKLKEVAAMVAHIQKIQKQITEQVKLSQRLANERAEEQEKRIQDIISQERHRLARELHDSVSQQLFAASMLISAINETKTFSDEREEKQFRLIEEMIHQSQLEMRALLLHLRPIALKGKSLKEGIQELLMELKQKVPLHIEWKVEDIPLDKGVEDHLFRILQESISNTLRHAKATKLEVLLVKRDQLVILRVSDDGVGFQVDQVKAGSYGLQNMHERALEIGGTLQIISVPNQGTRLEVKVPIIEGGKS; this is encoded by the coding sequence ATGAATGCGGTGCAGCGCTATATTGTCGCAGGAATTGGCTTTTCATTGTTCGTTTTCATTGTTACATCAGTGCTAATATTTCTCACGTATCCGTTACCGGACTGGTCTTTATTATGGGAAAAAGAAATAATGGGTGTTCCGTTTCTGTTATTTATGACGGGGGTTAGTATAGCCGCTGGAACAGTGTTTGGCATTGTGTTCGGGTTTTTTTGGCAAAAACAGTGGCGAATGGTAATGGATTCGCTGCGCCAGCTCGAACATGGCCAGCCTGTTTCCTCTATGGAGCCTCCAAAGCTGAAAGAAGTGGCAGCGATGGTAGCGCACATTCAAAAAATTCAAAAGCAGATAACGGAACAAGTGAAATTGTCGCAGCGGCTCGCTAATGAAAGGGCGGAAGAGCAAGAAAAGCGGATTCAGGATATCATTTCCCAAGAGCGGCATCGGCTTGCGCGCGAGCTTCATGATTCGGTCAGCCAGCAGCTGTTTGCCGCCTCGATGCTTATTTCCGCCATCAATGAAACAAAAACGTTTTCCGACGAGCGCGAAGAAAAACAGTTTCGTTTAATTGAAGAAATGATTCACCAATCGCAATTGGAAATGCGGGCGTTATTGCTTCATCTTCGCCCGATCGCCCTCAAAGGCAAATCGCTCAAAGAAGGGATTCAAGAGTTATTGATGGAACTAAAGCAAAAAGTGCCGCTGCATATTGAGTGGAAAGTGGAAGACATTCCGCTTGATAAAGGGGTAGAAGACCATTTATTTCGCATCTTGCAAGAGTCGATTTCCAATACGCTTCGTCATGCAAAGGCGACAAAATTGGAAGTATTGTTAGTGAAACGAGACCAACTTGTCATTTTGCGTGTATCGGATGATGGCGTCGGCTTCCAAGTCGACCAAGTGAAAGCAGGGTCGTACGGTTTGCAAAATATGCATGAACGCGCGCTGGAGATCGGCGGGACACTGCAAATCATCAGTGTGCCAAATCAAGGAACGCGGTTAGAGGTGAAAGTGCCGATTATAGAGGGGGGAAAATCGTGA
- a CDS encoding FAD-dependent oxidoreductase — MPSLPSSLEPYWRTSVALPSFPKLSEHIRTDVAIIGGGISGITTAYLLAKKGARVTLLEADRLLNGTTGHTTAKITAQHDIIYDELISHLGLEKAKLYYAACMEALRFIRSTVKQEAIDCDFMEQDAYIYTDSSSSLTKLINEWKAYEKLGIDGEFVDSIPLPIPVKAAVVMKNQAQFHPLKYLVKLVNSIVQAGGHIYEHTPAADIEQGSTLAVVTRDKKRVACEHVVICSHFPFYDGGFYFSRMYAERSYVLGVKIAETYPGGMYLSADNPKRSVRYTTMNGENLILIGGENHKTGQGVPTMRHYEALQSFASELFTVTDIPYRWSAQDLTTLDKVPYIGNMTAGAPNIYVATGYRKWGMTNGTVAGLLISDLILGRDNRYHDLYTPSRFYADPSVKHFLTQNVDVAKHLVEGKIEMVVRKPEDLANGEGAVVVVNGKRAGAYKDESGTLFIVDTTCTHMRCELEWNSGDRTWDCPCHGSRFSIHGDVVEGPAQQPLNKIGDDPS, encoded by the coding sequence ATGCCATCTCTTCCTTCATCACTGGAACCGTATTGGCGGACATCGGTCGCGCTGCCGTCGTTCCCGAAACTATCAGAACATATCCGCACCGATGTCGCTATTATCGGCGGAGGAATTTCTGGAATCACGACCGCCTATTTGCTCGCCAAAAAAGGAGCGCGCGTCACTTTATTGGAAGCGGACCGTCTTCTCAACGGAACGACAGGGCATACGACGGCAAAAATTACCGCCCAGCACGATATCATTTATGATGAGCTGATCAGCCACCTTGGACTGGAAAAAGCGAAACTGTACTATGCAGCATGCATGGAAGCATTGCGTTTTATTCGAAGCACGGTTAAACAAGAAGCCATTGACTGCGATTTTATGGAACAAGACGCGTATATATACACCGATTCTTCCTCATCGCTGACAAAGTTGATAAACGAATGGAAAGCGTATGAAAAGCTCGGCATTGACGGGGAGTTCGTCGATTCGATCCCACTTCCGATCCCCGTGAAAGCCGCTGTAGTGATGAAAAATCAGGCGCAATTTCATCCATTAAAATATTTGGTAAAACTAGTGAATTCCATTGTCCAAGCCGGCGGGCACATTTATGAGCACACTCCTGCCGCTGACATTGAGCAAGGATCGACGCTTGCGGTCGTCACCCGTGACAAAAAACGTGTTGCATGCGAGCATGTCGTCATTTGTTCCCATTTTCCGTTTTATGACGGCGGTTTTTACTTTTCGCGCATGTACGCGGAACGCTCTTACGTATTAGGCGTGAAAATCGCTGAAACCTATCCTGGCGGCATGTATTTAAGCGCGGACAACCCGAAGCGTTCCGTCCGCTACACCACCATGAATGGGGAAAACTTAATTTTAATCGGCGGGGAAAACCACAAGACAGGACAGGGCGTTCCAACAATGCGGCATTACGAGGCGTTACAGTCGTTTGCCTCGGAGTTATTTACGGTGACCGACATCCCATACCGCTGGTCGGCGCAAGATTTAACGACGCTCGATAAAGTGCCGTACATCGGAAACATGACCGCGGGCGCACCGAACATCTATGTCGCGACAGGGTACCGCAAGTGGGGCATGACGAATGGAACAGTAGCGGGGCTATTAATCAGCGACCTGATCCTAGGCCGCGACAACCGCTACCATGACTTATATACTCCGTCGCGGTTTTATGCCGACCCAAGCGTTAAACATTTTCTTACGCAAAATGTCGATGTCGCGAAACATCTCGTCGAAGGAAAAATAGAGATGGTCGTCCGCAAGCCGGAAGACTTGGCAAACGGCGAAGGCGCCGTTGTCGTCGTGAACGGAAAACGTGCCGGCGCGTATAAAGATGAAAGCGGGACATTGTTCATCGTCGATACGACATGCACCCACATGAGATGCGAACTCGAATGGAACAGCGGCGACCGCACGTGGGACTGCCCGTGTCACGGCTCACGCTTTTCCATTCACGGCGATGTCGTCGAAGGGCCGGCTCAGCAGCCTTTAAACAAAATCGGCGACGATCCATCATAA
- a CDS encoding ATP-binding protein, protein MNKYSSFYEGNSSIWHDSSILEHYGLNELNFESIKNYREKFAAVKPNHPWNGLETKEFLYKIGAWGKLRDSSKEGVTLAGLLMFSEERVITEVLPQYFLEYRESLDGIVTNDWIKRFTSQDGTWSGNLYDFYFKVMSQLQKHNLARSVQTALREALVNAIVHADYLGEGGIIVEKENGVFRFANPGLFRIPIDSALSGHMSNLRNPNLFKMFILIGLCKRAGFGLKHIVATWSDPQCKQPEFIQHSNPERTVVILYPFDFPDETAVSYETDIYQDIEQHDNGEIDLTLTEEDANSVNKQSISINSEDSSINSEENSVNKQANSVNNQPISINSGVYSVNIEGNYVNNDLNSVNNHLNSVNNEPSSSDPDKEKSEIDEKLWNIAELARKKKRLPPSVMENIILQLCAQRPLMLKELAALLERTPDGLRNNYLGKLIEEGKIRLKYPDQPNHPKQAYMKATE, encoded by the coding sequence GTGAATAAATATTCAAGTTTTTATGAAGGAAATTCATCTATTTGGCACGATAGTTCCATTTTGGAACATTACGGATTAAATGAATTGAATTTCGAGTCGATTAAAAATTACCGAGAAAAGTTTGCAGCTGTCAAGCCAAATCATCCGTGGAACGGGTTGGAGACGAAAGAATTTTTATACAAGATCGGTGCATGGGGGAAACTGCGGGATAGCAGCAAAGAAGGGGTTACGTTGGCCGGATTGTTAATGTTTAGTGAGGAACGCGTTATTACAGAAGTTTTGCCGCAATATTTTCTTGAATACCGTGAAAGTTTGGACGGTATAGTAACGAACGATTGGATAAAGCGATTCACCTCTCAAGACGGCACATGGTCCGGCAATTTGTACGATTTTTATTTTAAAGTGATGTCACAGCTGCAGAAACATAATCTGGCCCGTTCCGTGCAAACTGCGCTGCGCGAGGCGCTTGTCAATGCCATTGTTCATGCCGATTATTTAGGAGAAGGCGGCATTATTGTAGAAAAAGAAAACGGTGTGTTTCGCTTTGCCAATCCAGGATTATTTCGCATTCCGATCGATTCGGCGCTTTCTGGGCATATGAGCAATCTCCGCAATCCGAATTTGTTTAAAATGTTTATTTTGATCGGTCTTTGCAAGCGAGCTGGTTTCGGGTTAAAGCATATTGTCGCAACATGGAGCGACCCGCAATGCAAACAGCCTGAATTTATTCAACATTCGAATCCAGAACGAACTGTCGTGATATTATATCCGTTCGATTTTCCAGATGAAACAGCTGTATCATATGAAACAGATATATATCAAGATATAGAACAGCATGATAACGGCGAAATAGATCTTACGTTAACGGAAGAAGATGCAAACTCCGTAAATAAGCAGTCAATCTCCATAAATAGCGAAGATAGCTCTATAAATAGCGAAGAAAACTCCGTGAATAAACAAGCAAACTCCGTAAATAATCAACCGATCTCCATAAATAGCGGTGTTTACTCCGTAAATATCGAAGGAAACTACGTAAATAATGATTTGAACTCCGTAAATAATCACCTTAACTCCGTAAATAACGAGCCGTCTTCATCTGATCCAGACAAAGAAAAGAGTGAAATCGATGAAAAACTATGGAACATTGCGGAGTTAGCAAGAAAGAAAAAACGATTGCCTCCAAGTGTGATGGAAAATATCATTTTGCAGCTTTGTGCGCAAAGACCGCTGATGTTAAAGGAATTAGCGGCTTTATTGGAGAGAACACCGGACGGATTAAGGAACAACTATTTAGGGAAGCTAATCGAAGAAGGGAAAATCCGTCTGAAATATCCAGATCAGCCAAATCATCCGAAACAAGCGTATATGAAAGCGACGGAATAG
- the adhE gene encoding bifunctional acetaldehyde-CoA/alcohol dehydrogenase has protein sequence MAVEERAIDKKIEVAKMIDKLVANAQKALEQFRAYDQETIDHIVKEMALAGLDKHMALAKLAVEETKRGVYEDKIIKNLFATEYIYHNIKYDKTVGIIHENPHEEIIEIAEPVGVIAGITPVTNPTSTTMFKALISIKTRNPIIFAFHPSAQRCSSEAARVLRDAAIRAGAPEHCIQWIETPSLEATRQLMHHPGVSLILATGGAGMVKAAYSSGKPALGVGPGNVPCYIEKTANIKRAVNDLILSKTFDNGMICASEQAVIVDKEIYEQVKKEMIENRCYFLNEEEKKKVEKLVINENTCAVNPDIVGKPAYEIAKMAGIAVPEDTKILVAELKGVGPKYPLSREKLSPVLACYKVNSTEEGFKRCEEMLEFGGLGHSAVIHSDDQEVVTEFGKRMKAGRIIVNAPSSQGAIGDIYNAYIPSLTLGCGTFGGNSVSANVSAVHLVNIKRMAKRTVNMQWFKVPPKIYFEKNAVQYLAKMPNISRAFIVTDPGMVKLGYVDKVLYYLRRRPDYVHSEIFSEVEPDPSIETVMRGVDMMRNFEPDVIIALGGGSPMDAAKAMWLFYEHPAADFNALKQKFLDIRKRVYKYPKLGQKAKFVAIPTTSGTGSEVTSFAVITDKKTNIKYPLADYELTPDVAIVDPQFVMTVPKHVTADTGMDVLTHAIEAYVSNMANDYTDGLAMKAIQLVFEYLPRAYQNGADELAREKMHNASTIAGMAFANAFLGINHSLAHKLGAEFHIPHGRANTILMPHVIRYNAAKPKKFTAFPKYEYFKADQRYAEIARMLGLPARTTEEGVESLVQAIIKLAKQLDMPLSIEACGVSKQEFESKVEKLAELAFEDQCTTANPKLPLVSDLVHIYRQAFKGV, from the coding sequence ATGGCTGTTGAGGAAAGAGCAATCGATAAAAAAATCGAAGTGGCAAAAATGATTGATAAGCTCGTCGCTAATGCACAGAAAGCGTTAGAACAATTTCGCGCTTACGATCAAGAAACGATCGATCATATCGTGAAAGAAATGGCGTTAGCCGGGCTCGACAAGCATATGGCATTAGCCAAGCTCGCAGTAGAAGAAACAAAACGCGGTGTATATGAAGATAAAATCATAAAAAACCTTTTTGCGACAGAATATATATACCACAATATTAAGTATGATAAAACAGTCGGGATTATTCATGAAAATCCGCATGAAGAAATTATCGAAATTGCCGAACCTGTTGGCGTTATTGCTGGGATCACACCGGTAACAAACCCGACATCGACAACGATGTTTAAAGCGTTAATCTCGATAAAAACACGCAACCCGATTATTTTTGCTTTTCATCCATCGGCGCAACGATGCAGCAGCGAAGCAGCAAGAGTGCTGCGCGATGCGGCGATTCGGGCAGGAGCTCCAGAACATTGCATTCAATGGATTGAAACTCCGTCGCTTGAAGCAACGCGTCAGCTTATGCACCATCCTGGCGTTTCTCTCATTTTAGCAACTGGTGGCGCCGGTATGGTGAAAGCGGCGTACAGCTCTGGAAAACCAGCTTTAGGCGTCGGACCTGGCAATGTGCCTTGCTATATTGAAAAAACGGCAAACATTAAGCGGGCGGTAAATGATTTAATTTTATCGAAAACGTTTGATAATGGCATGATTTGCGCTTCCGAACAAGCAGTCATTGTTGATAAAGAAATTTACGAACAAGTAAAAAAAGAAATGATTGAAAACCGTTGTTATTTCTTAAATGAAGAAGAAAAGAAAAAAGTAGAAAAGCTCGTTATTAATGAAAATACATGCGCCGTCAACCCGGATATCGTCGGAAAGCCAGCTTATGAAATTGCGAAAATGGCTGGCATCGCTGTGCCGGAAGACACAAAAATTCTTGTTGCTGAGTTAAAAGGGGTTGGACCAAAATATCCGTTGTCTCGTGAAAAATTAAGCCCTGTCCTTGCTTGTTATAAAGTAAACAGCACGGAAGAAGGATTTAAGCGCTGTGAGGAAATGCTGGAATTTGGCGGCTTGGGACATTCTGCTGTCATCCATTCCGATGATCAAGAAGTGGTTACCGAATTTGGCAAACGGATGAAAGCGGGACGGATTATCGTTAATGCGCCGTCTTCGCAAGGAGCAATCGGTGATATTTACAATGCGTACATTCCGTCATTAACGCTGGGATGCGGCACGTTTGGCGGGAATTCTGTTTCGGCAAACGTCAGTGCGGTTCATCTTGTCAATATTAAAAGAATGGCGAAAAGAACGGTAAATATGCAATGGTTTAAAGTGCCGCCGAAAATTTATTTCGAAAAAAATGCCGTACAATACTTAGCGAAAATGCCGAACATTTCCAGAGCTTTTATCGTCACCGATCCGGGAATGGTCAAGCTCGGATATGTCGATAAAGTGCTGTATTACTTGCGCAGACGCCCGGATTATGTGCATAGTGAAATTTTCTCCGAAGTAGAACCAGATCCTTCTATTGAAACGGTAATGAGAGGCGTCGACATGATGAGAAACTTCGAGCCAGACGTGATTATCGCGCTCGGAGGCGGCTCGCCAATGGATGCGGCAAAAGCGATGTGGCTCTTTTACGAGCATCCGGCAGCGGATTTCAACGCATTAAAACAAAAATTTTTAGATATTCGAAAACGCGTTTATAAATATCCAAAACTAGGCCAAAAAGCGAAGTTTGTCGCCATTCCGACGACATCAGGAACAGGATCGGAAGTAACGTCTTTTGCCGTCATTACCGATAAAAAAACGAATATAAAATATCCGTTGGCAGATTATGAATTGACACCGGACGTCGCGATTGTTGATCCACAATTTGTCATGACCGTGCCAAAACATGTCACCGCCGATACGGGAATGGATGTATTGACACATGCGATCGAAGCGTATGTCTCCAATATGGCAAATGATTATACCGATGGTCTTGCCATGAAAGCAATCCAACTCGTATTTGAATATTTGCCGCGGGCATATCAAAACGGAGCGGATGAGCTTGCCCGGGAGAAAATGCATAACGCCTCTACGATTGCGGGAATGGCATTTGCCAACGCGTTTTTAGGCATTAACCATAGTTTGGCTCATAAACTTGGCGCGGAATTCCATATTCCGCATGGGCGCGCGAATACCATTTTGATGCCGCATGTCATTCGCTATAACGCAGCGAAACCGAAAAAATTTACCGCATTTCCGAAATACGAGTATTTCAAAGCGGACCAGCGCTATGCAGAAATTGCGAGAATGCTCGGCTTGCCGGCCCGCACAACGGAAGAAGGGGTCGAAAGCCTCGTTCAGGCGATCATTAAGCTGGCAAAACAGTTGGATATGCCGCTGAGCATTGAAGCATGCGGCGTCAGCAAACAAGAATTTGAAAGCAAAGTTGAAAAATTAGCCGAATTGGCTTTCGAAGACCAATGTACTACTGCTAACCCGAAACTCCCGCTTGTTAGCGATTTAGTTCATATTTATCGCCAAGCGTTTAAAGGAGTTTAA
- a CDS encoding response regulator transcription factor, protein MIRVLLADDHEMVRIGVSAFLASQPDMEVVGEADSGKRAVELALELRPDIILMDLVMPEMDGIEATKQIIAQWPEAKIIVVTSFLDDEKVYPALEAGATSYMLKTSKANEIANAIRATFYGQSVLEPEVTNKVMTKMKQKKEPLPHEELTNREMEVLLLMAQGKTNQEIADELFIAVKTVKVHVSNILSKLGVQDRTQAVIYAFKHSLVK, encoded by the coding sequence GTGATCCGTGTCTTATTGGCCGATGATCATGAAATGGTGAGAATCGGCGTTTCGGCATTTTTGGCGTCGCAGCCGGATATGGAAGTGGTGGGAGAAGCCGATAGCGGCAAGCGCGCTGTGGAGTTGGCGCTAGAGCTGCGCCCAGATATTATTTTAATGGATTTAGTGATGCCGGAAATGGACGGAATTGAAGCGACAAAGCAGATTATCGCCCAGTGGCCGGAAGCGAAAATTATCGTTGTAACGAGCTTTTTAGATGATGAGAAAGTGTATCCGGCCTTGGAAGCCGGGGCAACAAGCTATATGCTGAAGACGTCGAAAGCGAACGAAATTGCCAACGCGATCCGTGCCACGTTTTACGGCCAATCGGTGTTAGAACCGGAAGTGACGAATAAAGTAATGACAAAAATGAAACAAAAGAAAGAACCCCTCCCTCACGAAGAATTGACGAACCGGGAGATGGAAGTGCTTTTGTTAATGGCGCAAGGAAAAACGAATCAAGAAATCGCTGATGAGCTGTTTATTGCGGTGAAAACGGTGAAAGTCCACGTCAGCAACATATTAAGCAAACTAGGAGTACAAGATCGGACACAGGCGGTGATTTATGCATTTAAACATTCGTTAGTCAAATAG
- the liaF gene encoding cell wall-active antibiotics response protein LiaF, protein MLRQQKTDHAAWLAMIAIILFLAELLLFQHGNIFSMLFAIGCMYIGRKRMPKLSGIVLFWLGLISFVISLASMVTFRISLFLILVYIIWQYMQSKKAPVQIQPIMTERKHDESSLLERKPLWNNSFFSSQKTPERVYEWEDINIQGGISDVVIDLSYTVLPKGEAVIVIRHLIGNVQILVPYEVEVRLHHSAIYGSAIVFERKEANLWNETVCFQTKGYEEAEQKVKILTSMIIGTIEVKHV, encoded by the coding sequence ATGCTTCGTCAGCAAAAAACAGATCACGCCGCTTGGCTTGCCATGATCGCCATCATTCTCTTTTTGGCAGAGCTGCTATTGTTTCAACATGGGAATATTTTCTCCATGCTTTTCGCAATTGGCTGTATGTATATAGGGCGAAAGCGGATGCCGAAGCTGTCAGGTATTGTTCTGTTTTGGCTTGGACTCATTAGTTTTGTCATTTCGTTAGCTAGCATGGTGACATTTCGCATTTCATTGTTTCTTATTTTAGTGTATATCATTTGGCAGTACATGCAATCGAAAAAAGCCCCTGTGCAGATACAGCCAATCATGACCGAGCGAAAGCATGACGAGTCCTCCCTCCTTGAGCGAAAACCGCTCTGGAATAACAGCTTCTTTAGCAGCCAAAAAACACCGGAACGTGTTTATGAATGGGAAGATATTAACATTCAAGGCGGGATTTCCGATGTGGTGATTGATTTAAGTTATACGGTGCTTCCGAAAGGAGAAGCCGTCATTGTCATCCGCCATTTGATCGGAAACGTGCAAATTCTTGTGCCGTATGAAGTGGAAGTGCGCCTGCACCATTCGGCAATCTATGGCTCCGCTATTGTTTTTGAGCGAAAGGAAGCGAATTTGTGGAACGAAACCGTTTGTTTTCAAACAAAAGGATATGAGGAAGCGGAGCAAAAGGTCAAAATACTCACCTCGATGATCATCGGGACAATCGAGGTGAAGCATGTATGA
- a CDS encoding PspA/IM30 family protein: MADLLTRIKNIIMADLHEMIDQKEKKNPIALLNEYLRQCEKEVEKVRHLLERQHLLKTELMREYNQAKELADKRKYQAQIASQAGENELYEFAVLEQTKYEERAARIQELLQQATNELEQLERKYEEMKHKLKDMHIRRMQLMGRENVARAHYRMDKVLQAGWNDAAYSRFHEMEQYLERLEQNVKANYYASTIDARIAQLEKKLETEKTNSIS; this comes from the coding sequence ATGGCCGATTTATTAACGAGAATCAAAAATATCATCATGGCTGATTTGCATGAGATGATCGATCAAAAAGAAAAGAAAAATCCAATTGCTTTATTAAATGAATATTTGCGGCAATGCGAAAAGGAAGTAGAAAAGGTTCGTCATCTGCTTGAGCGGCAGCACCTATTGAAGACAGAACTCATGCGCGAATACAATCAGGCGAAAGAGCTTGCGGATAAGCGGAAGTATCAAGCGCAAATCGCTTCCCAGGCGGGGGAAAACGAATTATATGAATTTGCCGTTTTGGAACAGACAAAATATGAAGAGAGAGCAGCCCGAATACAAGAGTTGCTTCAGCAAGCAACAAACGAGTTAGAACAGTTGGAAAGAAAATATGAAGAAATGAAACATAAATTAAAAGATATGCACATTCGCCGCATGCAGCTTATGGGGCGGGAGAATGTCGCACGCGCGCATTACCGGATGGATAAAGTGCTGCAAGCAGGATGGAACGATGCCGCTTATTCCCGTTTTCACGAAATGGAACAATACTTAGAACGCTTGGAACAAAACGTCAAAGCCAATTACTATGCAAGCACGATTGACGCACGCATCGCGCAATTGGAGAAAAAGCTGGAAACAGAAAAGACAAATTCCATTTCATAA